Part of the Haloarchaeobius litoreus genome is shown below.
CCGCCTGGACGATGTACGCGCCGCTTTCGGTCGAGCAGCCGAACCCCGGCGTCGACCTGATGCTGCTCGGACTGCACCTGACCGGCGTCAGCGCGACGATGGGTGCGATAAACTTCGTCGCGACCATCTTCGCGGAACGCTCCCGCGAGGTCGGCTGGGACACGCTCGACATGTTCTCGTGGACCGTGCTGGTCCAGTCCGCACAGATACTGTTCGCGTTCCCGCTGCTCGGGAGCGCGCTGGTCATGCTGCTGCTCGACCGGAACGCCGGGACGACCTTCTTCACCGTCGAGGGTGGGTCACCCATCCTCTGGCAGCACCTGTTCTGGTTCTTCGGCCACCCCGAGGTGTACATCCTCGTGCTGCCCCCGATGGGGTTGATCAGCTACATCCTGCCGAAGTTCTCGGGACGGAAGCTGTTCGGCTTCAAGTTCGTCGTCTACTCGACGCTCGCACTCGGCGTCCTCAGCTTCGGCGTCTGGGCCCACCACATGTTCGCGAGCGGCATCGACCCCCGACTGCGGGCGTCGTTCATGGCCGTCTCCATCGCCATCGCGGTGCCGTCCGCGGTGAAGACGTTCAACTGGATCGCGACGATGTGGAACGGAAGGATCCGTCTCCACGCGCCGATGCTGTTCTGCATCGGGTTCATCGCGAACTTCATCATCGGCGGCGTCACCGGCGTGTTCGAGGCGTCCATCCCCGTCGACCTCGTCCTGCACGATACGTACCACGTCGTCGCCCACTTCCACTACGTCATCATGGGAGGCATCGCATTCGCGGTGTTCGCGGGCGTCTACTACTGGTTCCCCCTGTTCACCGGTCGATGGTACCAGCGGACGCTCGCGAAGGGGCACTTCTGGCTCACCATGGTCGGGACGAACCTCACGTTCTTCCCGATGGTGCTGCTCGGCTACGGGGGGATGCCCCGCCGGTACGCGTCCTACAACGTGACCGCCGGTCCGCTCCAGTACTTCACCGACCTCCACGTGCTCGCGACGGCGGGCGCGTTCGTCCTCGCGGTCGGCCAGATACTGTTCGTCTGGAACGTCGTGGTGTCGTGGCTCGAAGGGCCGCGCGTGGAGAGCGGCGACCCATGGGAGCTTGACGAGGACGGCACGCCAGGGCGGGAGTGGCAGTGGCTCGCCGACCATCGGAGACCCGCCGTCGCCGATGGGGGGACCGACGAGGAATGACCCCCGGCCTGTCGAGCGCGTTCGGTGCACCCTCGGAGCTTAGTGGCCTCGCCCCGGAGGTCCGGACATGAACACGGTGACCCTCTCGCGGTCCATCGACGCGCCCGCCGAGACAGTCCGGGAGGCGATGGCCGACCTGCAGGCGTTCACCGAAGCCGCCGGCTTCGACGACGTCGCCGTCGACGGCGACGAGGTGGTCATCACGAACCACGTCGGCCTGCTGGAGCTCCAGCTGGAACTCGTCGTGACCGTCGACGAGCCCGACCGGCTCGTCCTCGACCAGCGCGACGGCATCTTCGAGTCGATGGAGACGAGGTACACCGTCACCGGCGATACGGAATCGTGCGAGGTGACCGCCGAGACCGACTTCGCCCTCGACGTGGCCATCGTCGGGGCGGTGCTCGACGCCACGGTCATCGAACGACAGCGTTCCGCGGAGCTGACCCGGCAGCTCGACTGGTTGCAGGAGCGGTTCGAGGACGGCTCGTAGCCGTCCCGGTCGAGTACGAAGCAATTTTAGTTCCACCGGTCCGTCACTGTACGTATGGACTACGAGGACCAACTGGACCGCGCGATGGCGGAGACGCCCGAGATCAGCTCCACGGGCGAGCGCTTCAGCGTCCCCGACGCCGAGGTCCGCCAGGAGGGGAAGATGACCGTCTACGAGAACTTCAGGGAGACGACGGACGTCATGAACCGGGAGCCGTCGCACGTCATGAAGTTCTTCCAGGACGAGCTGGGGACCAGCGGCCACATCGACGAACGCGGCCGGGCGCGGCTGAAAGGCGAGTTCCGGCGGGACCGTGTCGCCGATGCGCTCGCGGAGTACGTCGACTCGTTCGTCCGGTGTACGGAGTGCTCGTCGCCGGACACGCGGCTGGTCACCGAGCAGGGGACGACGGTGCTGAAGTGCGACGCCTGCGGGGCGCTCTCGGCGGTCCCCGACCTGTAGTCACTGGAGCTGTTTCAGGGTCTCGAGGTCGCGTTCGGTCCGCATGAACTCCGCCAGGCGACGCGTCGCGTGGCAGGACGGACAGCTGTAGTTGCGTTTCGGCCCGGGGAGCTCGTCCGGTCCCAGCTCCCACTCCTTGTTGCATTCGGGACAGAGAAGCCGGACGTAGGTTTCCACCATGACACCGGATAACACTGCGTGGGGAGAAAAAGGTTGAGGCTACAGCTGGTGGTCACGAGCGATTCCCCGGCGTTCGAGCCGGGGGTGGATGGACCGTCTTATGCGGCCGCGAAGCCCGTATCCGAGGCCTCGAGCAGCTCCTTGTACCGGTTCCGGATGGTGACCTCGGAGATGTTTGCGACGTCGCTGACCTCGCTCTGCGTGACCTTCTCGTTGGTCAGCAGTGCGGCCGCGTAGATAGCGGCCGCCGCGAGGCCGACCGGCGACTTGCCCGAGAGGATGCCCTCGTCGCGGGCGTTGTCGAGCAGCTGGCGTGCCCGGCGCTCGGCCTCGTCGCTGAGGTCGAGGTCACTGGCGAACCGTGGCACGAACTTCTCGGGGTCGGCGGGCTGGATCTCCAGCTTCAGCTCGCGCACGACGTAGCGGTAGGTGCGGGTCAGCTCCATCTTGTCCACGCGGCTGACGATCGCCATCTCGTCGAGGCTGCGCGGCGTGCCGGCCTGTCGGGCCGCCGCGTACAGTGCGGCGGTGGCGACGCCCTCGATGGAGCGGCCGGGGAGCAGGTCCTCGGCGAGCGCGCGGCGGTAGATGACCGACGCGGTCTCGCGCACGTTCTTCGGCAGGCCGAGCGCGCTGGCCATGCGGTCGATCTCGCCGAGGGCCTGTTTCAGGTTGCGCTCCTTGCTGTCGCGGGTGCGGAAGCGCTCGTTCCAGGTGCGTAGCCGCTGCATCTTCTTGCGCTGTCGGCTGGACAGCGAGCGTCCGTAGGCGTCCTTGTCCTGCCAGCCGATGTTCGTCGAGAGGCCGTCGTCGTGCATCATCTTCGTCGTCGGCGCACCGACGCGGGACTTCGAGTCGCGCTCGCTGGCGTCGAACGCACGCCACTCGGGGCCGCGGTCGATGTTCTGGTCGTCGATGACGAGCCCGCAGTCGGTACAGACCGTCTCGCCGTGTTCGGCGTCGAAGCGGACGTCACCGGCGCACTCGGGGCACGTCATCTCGGCCTCGTTCGTCTCGGTTCGGGTTCGCTCGTCCGTATCTTTCTCCGTCGTCTGTGCCTCGTCCGTGAAACGTGTGGTTACTGAATCGCTCATGATGATCTCCTGAAGCTCGCCTCCGTTGGGGCCAGAAAGAAAGGGCGTTCCCGTCGGAGTACTCTTCACCCATAGTTAGTGCGGCAAGTATATAAACGTTTCCCTTACTTTATAAGCTAACTGCCGACGAGTACATGCTTTCCACGCTCAGCAGTGAAACACTTAAATACCACTGTGCCACCGATTCGCGTGCCAATATAAAAGGGTTCGTTTCCTCAGCGGCCGGCGCGCCGACGCGCGAGCCCAGCCGCCGCGACGAGCGCGACGAGCGCCACGGCGATGCCGAAGCCGGGCGACCCGCCGTCGCCGGACTCGCCGTCACCGCCGTCCGTCTCCTGCATCTCCGTCTCCTCCATCATCGTCGTGCCGTCGTCCATCGCGGTCGTCTCCATCGGGTCCTCCTCGCTGTCGGTCTCGGTCCCGCCGTCCATCCCGCCCGTCACGGTGGCGCTGGCGGTGTCGACGACTGCGCCGCCGTCGTAGACGTAGGGGCCGTCCGCTGCACCCTCGCTCTCGGCGAAGGTGTACGTCTCGTCACCGTCGCTGTCGTGATGCGCCATGGGGACCAGCGTCGAGTCCTCCTCCAGCGGCGCGTCGAGCGCGATCTCGACGTTCTCGTGCGTCCCCGGACCGAGGTACTCCGAGGTGCCGCGGATGCTCTCGAACACTGCGCCCTCGGTGACCGTCGCGTCGTGGACCGTCACGAAGCCGCCGTCCTGCAGCGTCACGGAGTCGACGACGACCGTCGTGCCGTCGGTCTCCTGGTCGTTCATCTCCACGAACGCGCCGACCTGCACGCGGGCGGTGTCGACGACTGCGCCGCCATCGTAGGTGTACGGACCGTCGGCGGCACCCTCGCTCTCGGCGAAGGTGTACGTCCCGTCACCGTCGGAGTCCATGTGGGCCATCGGGACCAGCGTCTGCGTCGAGCGGACCGGCCGGTCGAGCGTGACCGTCACCTCCTCGTGGTGACCGGCTTCGAGGTACTCGGACGTACCGAGGACGCTCTCGAACACCGCTCCGGCGAACAGCGAGCTGTCGTGGATGGTCACGAAGCCGCCCTCCGCGAGGTCCACGTCCTCGACGACGACCGTGCGGCCGTCGGAGGTCTGGTCGGCCATCGAGACGCTCGCGCTGAGCGTCACCACGCCGGTGTCGACGACCGCTGCGCCGTCAGCCGTGTACGGGCCGTCGTCCGCGCCTTCGCTCTCCTCGAAGGTGTACGTCTGGTCACCGTCGGTGTCCTTGTGTGCCATCGGGACCAGCGTGGTGCCCTCGGTGACCGGCTCATCGAGGATGACCTCGACGTCCTCGTGCGTGCCCGGTGCGAGGTACTGGGAGGTGCCGCGGATGCTCTCGAACACTGCGCCCTCGGTGACCGTCGCGTCGTGGACCGTCACGAAGCCACCCTCGGGCAGGAACACCTCGTCCACGACGACGCGCTCGCCGCCGGTGGACTGGTTCGCGAAGCGCACGGTCGCCTCGGTGCCGATGGTGACGACTGCCGTGTCGACGACGGCCCTCCCGTCGGCCGTGTACGGGCCGTCGGCGGCACCCTCGCTCTCGGCGAAGGTGTACGTCCCGTCACCGTCGGTGTCCTTGTGTGCCATCGGGACCAGCGTCGTGTTCTCCGTCAGCGGCTCCTCCAGCGTGATGCGGACGTTCTCGTGGACGCCCGCCTCGAGGTACTGGGAGGTGCCGCGGATGCTCTCGAACACCTGGCCCTCGGTGACCGTCGCGTCGTGGACCGTCACGAAGCCGCCCTCCGAGAGCTCGACGCGGTCGACGACGACGGTGTCGTTCGCGACGACGCCGTCGGCCATCGAGACCGTCGCGGAGACGGTGATCGCGGCCGTGTCGACGACGGCGCTCCCGTCGGTCGTGTACGGGCCGTCGGTCTCGCCGTTCGAGGCGACGAAGGAGTACGACCGGTCGCCGTCGGTGTCACGGTGGGGCATCGCGACGAGGGTCGCGTCCTCGCTCAAGGGGTCGTCGAGCGTGATGGTCACGTTCTCGTGCGTGCCAGCTTCCAGATAGCTGGACGTGCCCAGCACGCTGCCGAACACGGTGCCCTCCGTGACGCTCGCGTCGTGGATGGTCACGAAGCCGCCCTCCGCCAGCGTCACCTCGTCGACGGTCACCGTGTGGCCGCCGGAGGTCTGTGCTTCGAACGTCACCGAGGCGTGGTTCGCCTCGGCCGTCGTGTCGGTACCTGCCGCCGCCACACCCGCGACCGCGCTGGTGCAGAGTGCGACGACGACGATCAGTACTGTCAATCTGTCCCGCATACCCTGTCCGACGGGGATGTATTAAAAAGGAATTTTCCGAACTGCGGCCCGGCTCTCACCCAATTTCGTTCCACATGTAGCCGCAGTACTGTGGTTTTCGACTTCGAGAACGTCGCTCGCTGGCGCTCCGTCTTCCGGAACACGCCACTATAAACGAGTCTGGTAAGCAACCGGTCGTCTCAGCCGGCGAGAATCGCGAGGGAATCAGTCCCAGCTGACCCAGAGGAGGAAGGCGAGGCCGAACGACTGGAGCCCGTGGATTATCATCTGTGCCTGCCAGACGGGCGATATCTGGTCGTGCCACCAGCCCGACAGGGTCGGGTCCACGAGGTAGTAGTACAGCACGAGGGCGTTCTCCGCCAGCAGGAACACCGAGAATATGAGCAGTCCGAGCGTGTGCTTCGAACGGAACGTGAGGTAGTTGCGCCCCCAGATGTAGCCCAGCACCAGCAGCAACAGCACGTTGACGCCGGTCGAAACCTTCGCCAGGTCCACCCAGATGCTCATCTGTCTCCTCCTTTGGCGAGTCGCATGAAATACTCTTTCCCAATTTCGGCCATAGTAGTGCTCAGTCCACCTGTTCGATGATCTGCTCGACCGTGTCCCAGTGGTCGCGCGCCTGCCCCGTCGGGAGGTACACCGCGCCGTAGTCGTCGCCGCTGTTCTCCACGATGTCGTTCTCCATCAGCACGTCGAGGTGGTGTCGGACCGTCTTGTAGTCCAGGTCCAGCTCCTCGGCGAGCTTGTTCGCGTTTCGCGGCCGTTCGTCGATGGCACGCAGGATGCGGACCCTGTTCTCGCCGCCGCGGGTCCCGGTCATCACGTACCAGAGAACGGCCTCCATCAGTACGTCCCGACTCGGTCCCCCCTTGTAATTCCATCGCCAACGAACGGCGGTATCCCGGCAGCGGCAGGGCCTGCTTCGGGGAACACTTATAAATCGAGACCCACCGTGGGTGGGGTATGGACGACCGTCACTTCGAGACACGCGAGGTACACTCACACGCCAGGAAGGACCAGTACGGCGCGATGATGCCGCCAATCTACGCGAACGCCACGTACGAGTACGCGTCGCCGACGGAGCAGAAGGGCGAGCACCGCTACTCGCGCATGTCCGAGCCGACACGTGGCGCGCTCGAGGAGTCCTTCGCCGCGCTGGAAGGCGGTGCGCACGGCTTCGCCTTCGCCACCGGGATGGCGGCTATCGACGCCGTGTTCGCGTCGACGCTCTCCCCGGGCGACCACGTCGTCGCTGCGAAGAACCTCTACGCCGAGACCCACGACCTGCTCGCGGACGTCTACTCGGAGTACGGCATCGAGACGACCCACGTCCCGGTGAACGACGCGGACGCCATCGCCGACGCCATCGGGCCCGACACCGAGCTCGTCTACTTCGAGACGCCGACGAACCCCGTCCTCAGGGTCGGCGACATCGAAGCCGCCGCGGAGGCGGCCCACGAGCACGACGCGCTGCTCGCCAACGACAACACGTTCGCCTCGCCGTACCTCCAGCGTCCGCTCGAACTCGGCGCGGACATCGTCGTCGAGTCGCTGACGAAGTACCAGGGCGGGCACTCCGACGTGCTCGCCGGCGCGGTCGCCACGAACGACCCCGAGGTCGCCGAGGATATCGAGTACACCCAGTACACCCGTGGTGCAGTTCTCGGACCGTTCGACTCCTTCCTCGTCCTCCGGGGGATGAAGACGCTCTCGACGCGGATGGACCGCCACTGCGCGAACGCTCGCGCCGTCGCCGAGTTCCTCGACGACCACCCCGGCGTCGACCCGGTGTACTACCCCGGCCTCGAATCACACCCGAACCACGACGTGGCGGCACGCCAGATGGCGGACTTCGGCGGGATGGTAGCGTTCGAACTGGAGGGCGACCGCGACACCGTCGCCGAGTTCGCCGCGTCGCTGGAGGTGTTCGCGCTCGCGGAGAGCCTCGGTGGCGTCGAGAGCCTCGTCGAGGTGCCGGCGCTGATGACCCACCAGGACCTCTCCGCCGAGGAGCTCGCCGAGGCCGGCATCGACGAGGGGCTCGTCCGCCTGAGCGTCGGCATCGAGCACCACGAGGACCTCCTCGCCGACCTGGAACGCGCGCTCGACCTCGCACTCGACTGAGCCATGGCCGAGGAGCCCGACACCGACGAGTTCCCCGACGACGTGGTCGAACTCGCGGCTCACCTCGTCCGCATCGCGTCGGAGAACCCGCCGGGGAACGAGAAGCCGTGCGCCGAGTACATCGTCGAGTGGTTCACCCAACACGGCGTCGACGCCGAACTGGTGCCGACGCCCGGCACGGACCGCCCCAACGCGGTGGCGACCGTCGGCTCCGGCGGCCCGACACTCGTGCTGAACGGCCACACCGACGTCGTCCCGGCCGACGACCCCGACGAGTGGGCACACGACCCCTTCGGCGGTGAAGTCGCCGACGGCCGGCTCTGGGGACGGGGCAGCGCCGACATGAAGACCGGCCTCGCGCTGGCGATGGTCGCCGCCCGGAACCGCGAGCACGCCGACCGGGACCGACCCGGCACACTCGTCGTCCACGCCGCCGCCGGCGAGGAGACGGGCCTGCCCGGGACCCGGACCCTCATCGACGAGGGCTACGGCGGCGACTTCGCCGTCGTCCTCGAACCGACCGAGTTCCGCGTCGCCACGAGCGCGAAGGGCGTCGTCACCTACCGTATCGGCGTCCACGGCGAGTCGACCCACGCGAGCAACCCCGACGAGGGGACGAACGCCATCGACGCGGCACGTGCCGTCATGGACCGCATCGACGAGTACGATGCGCGACTCCGCGAGCGGTCCGACCCGCTCGTCGGCAGGGCGTACGCGAACGTCACCGCCTTCGAGGCCGGCACCGGTTCGAACATGGCCGTCGTCCCCGCCCGCGCCGAGTTCCTGCTCGACCGGCGCATCCTCCCAGAGGAGTCCATCGAGGACGTGGACCGCGAGGTCGACGACCTGCTCGCCGCCGCCGAGCGCGAGGACGGCGTCGTGACCGACCGCGAAACGGTCCAGCACTACGCCTCCGCCGGCATCGAACCGGACCACCCGCTCGCCGAACTGGTTCGCGAGCGGACCGGCGACCTCGCGCCCGCCGAGCCGTGGGGCATGGCGGCGGCGACCGACGCCCGGGAGTTCGTCGCCGATGGGGTCCCGGCCGTCGTCTGGGGGCCGGGGTCGCTCTCGGAGGCCCACACCGTCGACGAGTCCATCCCGGTCGCCGACGCGGAGCGTGCGCTTTCGCTGCTGGAGGGAATCGTCGACGACGTGCTCTCGGGAACACTCGACGGATAGGCACGAGAGCCGACGAGAAATCGTTTTTCAGATGGTGAACAGGTGCCCCTCGCGCGGTACGTCGAACAGACCGACCCGCGCACCCGCGTCCAGCCACGCGTGTCCATAGGAGAACGCCGCCAGCGCGTTCACGAGATCGTCCTCCTCGCGGAAGTGCTCGCCGTCGTCGAGGTACGACGCCGCCATCTCCAGGCAGTCGAGCGCGGCCTCGCCCATCGGCGTGTCCTCGGGTGGAGCGACCGTCACCTCGTCGAGTGCCTCGGCGAGCAGGTCGTGGTAGCGGTCGGTCTTCTCCTGGAGGTCCGCCGCCATCTCAGAGCCAGTCGGTCGCCCAGGACTCTATCTCGTCGAAGACGGGACAGAGCGACTCGCCCTTGTCGGTGAGGCTGTAGTAGGATGCGATGGGTGCGTCGGCCTCGACGCGCCGCTCGACGAAGCCCAGTTCGGCGAGGTCGTCGAGCACTCGCGAGAGGGTGCGCGAGCTCGCGCCGGTGGAGCGCTTGAGCTCGTTGAACCGCTTCTCGCCGTCGGCGAGGTCGTGGAGGACGACGAGCCGCCACTGGGAGCCGATCTGTTCGAGGGACCTGACGACGGGGCACGCGCCCTCGTTCTTCTCGGCGGCGGCGTTCCTGTCGGCGGATTCGAGTGCTTCCGATGACATCGATGTTATCTGGTTGTACACTTGTCCGCTGAAGTATATATAGGTTCGGAATCGAACCAGGTAACGTAATGAAACCAGACTACGAATCACGACTCGTATCGACTCGGAACTTCCAGAACCGCACGGAGGAGTCCCGGTGACGCTCGAGATAGCCGGCACCGCGGCTGTCGTCTTCCTCGTCGCGCGGGTGCTCGTCGGGGGTGTCGTCGCGTTCATGGGCCTCAACCACTTCATGAACGCCGAGGACATGGCTGGCTACGCAGGGATGAAGGGCGTCCCCGCGCCGGGGCTGATGGTCCCGTTCACCGGCGGGATGCTCCTGTTCGGTGGGCTCTCCATCGCACTGGGGTTCTACCCGGCCATCGGCGCGGGAGCCATCGCCGTCTTCCTCGTCGTGACGACGCCGCTGATGCACGACTTCTGGGCGATGGACGACCCCGAACAGCAGCAGAACGAGATGACGGCGTTCCTGAAGAACGTCGTCATGCTGGGCGCGGCGCTCGCCTTCCTCGTGCTCGCCGGCACCCCGTGGGAGTACAGCGTCGCGACCGGCGAGATCGCGGCGGCAGCCGTCGCACCGCTGTTCTGAGCGACGACTGACGAACTGCTTCGGCGATCTTCGCGTCAGAGCCGCCGCTCGTCGGCGAGCAGCAGCGCTTCGATCTTCGAGAGCGCGCGCTGGCACACCGGGACGTAGCCCGCCGCGAGCGGTGGAATCTCGAAGACGACACGACAGCGGTCCTCGCCGACCTCCTCGACGCGGTGACCGGTCGCCGGAATCCTCGCCACGTCCCACGTCCAGCGACCGTTTCCGCAGGACGTTATCTCGTAGGGGACCCACACGGCTCCGAGGACGTTCACGCGACCGTGCATCCCCGCCGAGATGAACCGGGTGGGACCGTCGACGTCCGAGACGGTCGGACCCCACTCGGGCCACCGCCAGGTGTCGGTCAGCAGCTCCCACGCGCGACGGGGGTCGACGGCGACCTCGCGGGCGACCTCGATGCGCCGCCCGTCGGGCGTCGAGCCGAGCCGGACAGTCGTTCCCGCTGGCACGGCCATCACTGCGGTTCGCGCGCCGATAAGCGTACCGTCGACAGCGTTCCGTCAGCATTGCACCGGCAGTTGCGTCGGTCGCCCCGGCGGCCGTCTCGTGTCAACAGAAGCGATAGACGGGGCCGGTATCTTCAAATCTCACGGGTCCTTGGCAGGGGACAACGGATGATAACGGTCGAGGACCTCCGCAAAGAGTACGACGGGTTCGTCGCGGTCGACGGCAGCACGTTCTCGGTGGGCCGTGGCGAGGTCTTCGGCGTGGTCGGCCCGAACGGGGCCGGCAAGACGACGACGCTCAAGACGCTCGCGGGGCTCATCGAACCGACGAGCGGGACCGTCTCGGTCGCCGGACTGGCGGCCGACGACCCCGAGATGCGCCGCAATCTCGGCTTCCTCCCCGAGGAGTCGCCGCTGTACGAGGAGATGACGGCTCACTCCTACCTCGAGTTCTTCGCGGACCTCTACGACGTTCCCGACGACGTGGCCGACGAGCGCATCACCGAGGCGCTCGACCGACTCGATCTCGAACACAGAGAGCGCCGCATCGGCGACATGTCGAAGGGGATGAAGCGGAAGGTCGCCATCGCCCGGTCGCTCGTCAACGACCCCGACGTGCTCATCTACGACGAGCCGGCGTCGGGGCTGGACCCGCTCACGACGAACTACATCATCGAGTTCACCGAACAGCTCGCCGCACAGGGCAAGACCATCGTCTTCTCGGCGCACAACCTCTACCACGTCGAGAGCATCTGCGACCGCGTCATCGTGATGAACCACGGCGAGATCATCGCCCGCGGGACGCTGGAGGAGATCCGCCGCGAACACGGCTCGACCGAGTACCACGTCTACACCGACGTGGAACTGGACGCCTCGGAGCCGGCGGGCGACGACCGCCACGAGTCGGTCGTGGGTGACATGGACGCCGTCGAGGCGCTCCGCTCGCAGGCCGCCGCGCTCGGCGGGTCGGTCGTCGACATCCAGACCCGCGACCCGAGTCTGGAGGACATCTTCCTCGACATCGCCGGCGAGACGCCGGAGCAGGCGAGCGAGGGCGAACGCGACCGGACCGTGGAGGCGGAGACGTGACACGGGGCTCGCGCCTCACGCTCTCACGACTCCGTTCGCTCCCGACCCGACTCCGCGACAGCTGGCCGCCGCTGTCCCCGCGCAAGACCCTCCGTATCGCCCGCTGGGAGGTCGAGAAGAGCGCCGGCACCGTCGACCGGGGGACCGCTGCGGTCGCGATCCTGCTCCTCGTCGTCGGCGGGCTCGCGGCCCCGGTCGTCATCTCGCAGGGCCCGGGGCTCGACGACGGCATCTACCGTGTCGGCGTCGAACCCGGCGACCCGTACCACGATGTCGTCCAGGAGAGCTCCCAGTTCGCGGCCAGACCGGACCACGCCTCCGCCGCCGCGCTGAACAACGGGGAGATCGACCTCCTCGTGACCGAACGCGGGCCACCCATCCCGCGCTCGACGCGGAAGGGACAGGCGGCCTACGCCGAGTTCCGGTCCGCCGTCGTCGAGTACAACGACGAACAGATGCGCGGGGACGACAACCAGAGCGCCGCGTTCCCAGTGGTCGTGGACGTGAGCTACGAGTCACGCGGCGGCACGACGTTCGAGCCCGAGAGCGGCTCCGGCACCGGCAGCGGAACCACGGACAGCACTGACGGCGACGGCGGTACCGGCACCAGCACG
Proteins encoded:
- a CDS encoding cbb3-type cytochrome c oxidase subunit I, with translation MALGSELLLTTVTAAVLFAVVGLVTSRVDWRTYVYADAGYGAAGGEAVHVEKPGGIVRWLTTVDHKDIGLLYGLFAVLSFAWGGIAVLLMRVELLTPASDVLGFELYNGLLTSHGITMLFLFGTPILAAFSNYLIPLLIGADDMAFPRINAIAFWLLPPGAVLIWGGLLLGPFVEGISGAQTAWTMYAPLSVEQPNPGVDLMLLGLHLTGVSATMGAINFVATIFAERSREVGWDTLDMFSWTVLVQSAQILFAFPLLGSALVMLLLDRNAGTTFFTVEGGSPILWQHLFWFFGHPEVYILVLPPMGLISYILPKFSGRKLFGFKFVVYSTLALGVLSFGVWAHHMFASGIDPRLRASFMAVSIAIAVPSAVKTFNWIATMWNGRIRLHAPMLFCIGFIANFIIGGVTGVFEASIPVDLVLHDTYHVVAHFHYVIMGGIAFAVFAGVYYWFPLFTGRWYQRTLAKGHFWLTMVGTNLTFFPMVLLGYGGMPRRYASYNVTAGPLQYFTDLHVLATAGAFVLAVGQILFVWNVVVSWLEGPRVESGDPWELDEDGTPGREWQWLADHRRPAVADGGTDEE
- a CDS encoding SRPBCC family protein, which gives rise to MNTVTLSRSIDAPAETVREAMADLQAFTEAAGFDDVAVDGDEVVITNHVGLLELQLELVVTVDEPDRLVLDQRDGIFESMETRYTVTGDTESCEVTAETDFALDVAIVGAVLDATVIERQRSAELTRQLDWLQERFEDGS
- a CDS encoding translation initiation factor IF-2 subunit beta, with translation MDYEDQLDRAMAETPEISSTGERFSVPDAEVRQEGKMTVYENFRETTDVMNREPSHVMKFFQDELGTSGHIDERGRARLKGEFRRDRVADALAEYVDSFVRCTECSSPDTRLVTEQGTTVLKCDACGALSAVPDL
- a CDS encoding DUF7836 family putative zinc-binding protein; this encodes MVETYVRLLCPECNKEWELGPDELPGPKRNYSCPSCHATRRLAEFMRTERDLETLKQLQ
- a CDS encoding transcription initiation factor IIB — encoded protein: MSDSVTTRFTDEAQTTEKDTDERTRTETNEAEMTCPECAGDVRFDAEHGETVCTDCGLVIDDQNIDRGPEWRAFDASERDSKSRVGAPTTKMMHDDGLSTNIGWQDKDAYGRSLSSRQRKKMQRLRTWNERFRTRDSKERNLKQALGEIDRMASALGLPKNVRETASVIYRRALAEDLLPGRSIEGVATAALYAAARQAGTPRSLDEMAIVSRVDKMELTRTYRYVVRELKLEIQPADPEKFVPRFASDLDLSDEAERRARQLLDNARDEGILSGKSPVGLAAAAIYAAALLTNEKVTQSEVSDVANISEVTIRNRYKELLEASDTGFAAA
- a CDS encoding DUF7282 domain-containing protein produces the protein MRDRLTVLIVVVALCTSAVAGVAAAGTDTTAEANHASVTFEAQTSGGHTVTVDEVTLAEGGFVTIHDASVTEGTVFGSVLGTSSYLEAGTHENVTITLDDPLSEDATLVAMPHRDTDGDRSYSFVASNGETDGPYTTDGSAVVDTAAITVSATVSMADGVVANDTVVVDRVELSEGGFVTVHDATVTEGQVFESIRGTSQYLEAGVHENVRITLEEPLTENTTLVPMAHKDTDGDGTYTFAESEGAADGPYTADGRAVVDTAVVTIGTEATVRFANQSTGGERVVVDEVFLPEGGFVTVHDATVTEGAVFESIRGTSQYLAPGTHEDVEVILDEPVTEGTTLVPMAHKDTDGDQTYTFEESEGADDGPYTADGAAVVDTGVVTLSASVSMADQTSDGRTVVVEDVDLAEGGFVTIHDSSLFAGAVFESVLGTSEYLEAGHHEEVTVTLDRPVRSTQTLVPMAHMDSDGDGTYTFAESEGAADGPYTYDGGAVVDTARVQVGAFVEMNDQETDGTTVVVDSVTLQDGGFVTVHDATVTEGAVFESIRGTSEYLGPGTHENVEIALDAPLEEDSTLVPMAHHDSDGDETYTFAESEGAADGPYVYDGGAVVDTASATVTGGMDGGTETDSEEDPMETTAMDDGTTMMEETEMQETDGGDGESGDGGSPGFGIAVALVALVAAAGLARRRAGR
- a CDS encoding ArsR/SmtB family transcription factor; the encoded protein is MEAVLWYVMTGTRGGENRVRILRAIDERPRNANKLAEELDLDYKTVRHHLDVLMENDIVENSGDDYGAVYLPTGQARDHWDTVEQIIEQVD
- a CDS encoding trans-sulfuration enzyme family protein, whose protein sequence is MDDRHFETREVHSHARKDQYGAMMPPIYANATYEYASPTEQKGEHRYSRMSEPTRGALEESFAALEGGAHGFAFATGMAAIDAVFASTLSPGDHVVAAKNLYAETHDLLADVYSEYGIETTHVPVNDADAIADAIGPDTELVYFETPTNPVLRVGDIEAAAEAAHEHDALLANDNTFASPYLQRPLELGADIVVESLTKYQGGHSDVLAGAVATNDPEVAEDIEYTQYTRGAVLGPFDSFLVLRGMKTLSTRMDRHCANARAVAEFLDDHPGVDPVYYPGLESHPNHDVAARQMADFGGMVAFELEGDRDTVAEFAASLEVFALAESLGGVESLVEVPALMTHQDLSAEELAEAGIDEGLVRLSVGIEHHEDLLADLERALDLALD
- a CDS encoding M20 family metallopeptidase; protein product: MAEEPDTDEFPDDVVELAAHLVRIASENPPGNEKPCAEYIVEWFTQHGVDAELVPTPGTDRPNAVATVGSGGPTLVLNGHTDVVPADDPDEWAHDPFGGEVADGRLWGRGSADMKTGLALAMVAARNREHADRDRPGTLVVHAAAGEETGLPGTRTLIDEGYGGDFAVVLEPTEFRVATSAKGVVTYRIGVHGESTHASNPDEGTNAIDAARAVMDRIDEYDARLRERSDPLVGRAYANVTAFEAGTGSNMAVVPARAEFLLDRRILPEESIEDVDREVDDLLAAAEREDGVVTDRETVQHYASAGIEPDHPLAELVRERTGDLAPAEPWGMAAATDAREFVADGVPAVVWGPGSLSEAHTVDESIPVADAERALSLLEGIVDDVLSGTLDG
- a CDS encoding DUF357 domain-containing protein, with product MAADLQEKTDRYHDLLAEALDEVTVAPPEDTPMGEAALDCLEMAASYLDDGEHFREEDDLVNALAAFSYGHAWLDAGARVGLFDVPREGHLFTI